From one Anopheles bellator chromosome 1, idAnoBellAS_SP24_06.2, whole genome shotgun sequence genomic stretch:
- the LOC131216781 gene encoding ceramide-1-phosphate transfer protein — MSVEKFDLQRVHEKFTESLTADDDVYVDQYLEAFKELYKFFQLMGTVFGFVSSDVKEKVEILEKLRAKENSDSFVTIRTMMEYERDSNLLNKKDYVSGSRTLLRLHRGLDFIQEFLKRVSELEGDVKTNVVCQSAYNDTLAQFHPWLIRKGANVAMYALPTRDQLLDRVCLDVSVAMKMLPEMLSVTRSVYDRTQDLYTKYDLHGLP; from the exons ATGTCGGTTGAAAAGTTTGATTTGCAAAGAGTGCACGAAAAGTTCACCGAAAGCCtcacggccgacgacgatgtcTACGTGGACCAGTATCTGGAAGCGTTTAAGGAGTTATATAA ATTTTTCCAGCTCATGGGAACGGTGTTCGGATTCGTCAGCAGCGACGTGAAGGAAAAGGTGGAGATTCTCGAGAAGCTGCGCGCGAAGGAGAACTCCGACAGTTTTGTCACCATCCGCACGATGATGGAGTACGAGCGGGACTCGAATTTGCTCAACAAAAAGGATTACGTATCCGGGAGCAGGACATTGCTACGGCTTCATCGAGGTTTGG ACTTTATACaggaatttttgaaacgagTCAGCGAACTGGAGGGCGACGTCAAGACGAATGTTGTTTGTCAGTCGGCGTACAATGATACCCTTGCTCAATTCCATCCTTGGCTCATCCGGAAAGGGGCAAACGTGGCAATGTATGCCCTGCCAACGCGGGATCAACTTCTCGATCGAGTGTGTCTAGACGTGTCGGTGGCGATGAAAATGCTTCCCGAAATGCTGTCCGTAACCCGCAGCGTGTACGATCGTACGCAGGACCTCTACACCAAGTACGATTTGCACGGCCTGCCGTAA
- the LOC131205534 gene encoding cytochrome P450 302a1, mitochondrial, producing MKSDLLHRRVVKPFDEMPGPRGPLGLGNLFQYIRGVGRYSFDALHRSGEDKYRRYGPIVRERMVPGQDIVWLYDPNDIATVLDDRTPGVYPSRRSHTALEKYRKDRPNVYRTAGLLPTNGLEWWKIRSELQKGLSAPQSVRNFLPATDQITKEFVARIQTTSAPETDGPFVVDDFLPIISRLNLELICLLAFDVRLQSFSAEQMDPNSLASRLMESAETTNSAILPTDQGFQLWRLLETPAYRRLRRAQQFMEKTAVELVSQKLLYFNEDQQRLASGESKSLMEEYLRNPNLELNDIIGMAADLLLAGVHTTSYSTAFALYHLALAGRPVQDRLYREARAILPDASDGRIEPVALGSEASYCRAVLKETFRLNPISIGVGRILNRDQVLGGYHVPRGTVVVTQNMISCRQGAYFRAPDQFLPERWMRETKEHVSPHLVLPFGHGMRSCIARRLAEQSILVLLLRIIRSFEIEWAGNVPLDVKTKLINQPDQPIRLRFTPRPT from the exons ATGAAATCGGATCTGCTTCACCGTAGGGTGGTTAAACCGTTTGATGAAATGCCCGGACCGAGAGGCCCGCTTGGATTGGGAAACCTTTTCCAGTACATTCGAGGCGTAG GACGATACAGTTTCGATGCGCTGCACCGATCCGGTGAGGATAAGTACCGGCGGTACGGGCCGATCGTACGCGAAAGGATGGTCCCCGGGCAGGATATCGTTTGGTTGTACGATCCCAACGATATAGCAACCGTGCTGGACGATCGCACGCCGGGCGTTTATCCTTCGCGCCGCAGTCACACGGCACTCGAAAAGTATCGAAAGGATCGACCAAACGTTTACCGAACTGCTGGTCTGCTACCAAC AAACGGTCTCGAATGGTGGAAAATACGATCCGAGCTCCAGAAAGGGCTGAGTGCTCCCCAGAGCGTGCGCAACTTTTTGCCCGCAACCGATCAGATTACCAAAGAATTCGTTGCCCGTATCCAAACTACCTCGGCGCCCGAAACCGATGGCCCGTTTGTGGTGGATGACTTTTTGCCGATCATTTCTAGGCTGAATCTCGAAT TGATCTGCTTGCTCGCGTTCGACGTGCGACTGCAAAGTTTTTCGGCCGAGCAGATGGACCCGAATTCGCTCGCATCCCGACTGATGGAGTCCGCCGAAACGACCAATTCCGCTATCCTGCCAACCGACCAGGGCTTTCAGCTGTGGCGTTTGTTAGAGACACCGGCCTATCGGCGGTTGCGCCGGGCACAGCAGTTTATGGAGAAAACCGCCGTCGAGCTGGTGTCGCAAAAGCTGCTGTACTTCAACGAGGATCAGCAGCGGTTGGCCAGCGGCGAGTCTAAGTCACTCATGGAGGAGTATCTGCGCAATCCCAATCTCGAGCTGAACGACATTATCGGAATGGCGGCCGATCTGCTACTGGCCGGGGTGCACACAACCAGCTACAGCACGGCCTTTGCTCTCTACCATCTGGCACTTGCTGGGCGACCGGTGCAGGATCGATTGTACCGTGAAGCGCGAGCGATTCTGCCCGATGCAAGCGACGGTCGTATCGAGCCTGTCGCACTTGGAT CGGAAGCGTCCTACTGCCGGGCGGTACTAAAGGAAACCTTTCGCCTCAATCCCATCTCCATTGGCGTGGGACGCATACTGAACCGCGATCAAGTACTCGGCGGTTATCACGTTCCGCGCGGAACGGTCGTAGTGACGCAAAATATGATCTCTTGCCGACAAGGGGCATACTTTCGGGCCCCCGACCAATTCCTACCGGAGCGCTGGATGCGCGAAACAAAGGAGCACGTCAGCCCGCATCTGGTGCTACCGTTTGGCCACGGAATGCGATCGTGCATCGCTCGCCGGTTAGCGGAACAAAGCATTCTGGTGCTGCTATTACGG ATTATACGATCTTTCGAAATTGAATGGGCTGGTAACGTGCCATTAGACGTGAAGACCAAACTGATCAACCAACCAGACCAGCCGATACGGCTACGCTTCACACCGCGACCAACGTGA
- the LOC131207270 gene encoding bromodomain-containing protein 4 produces MKSTENMGNMFLLMFGLQLVCLRCVSASWGSPDSNQYHIQTDEGPERYFRYQTDNGQFRKEKRLQDGTVIGTDAWIDASGYLRQNDYIADHKGYRILKSKTVYVGRDRPIQDAIKVAKTKPADSGVLVPSDPSYEPPAPPPPAPPQHRTPIQPVAVGPATPAPISLHHVTPSLHAVYVRPHSEPIASNHLPPSPSAGQYYPTATPRPPPLDIYVPSSTYAPLPGNDLSSAPIAVYAPSSTPSPLRDGSEAHLPPLVLYRSGHIAATTYSPPHRRRRPNQPQRRPDEPIVISSSRPYVESSTPVAISLKQHQLGPSDNNLLDGYGDFNRDLIEPPVNRYDRYNSRYTVDPIRRADTESHPYDGVAVTNDGFRYYLPRQYHEERHSGSDTRDGSFGYIDPFGIRRVVYYNTVPEKGFVHRKNNRFVGFNATPYDPRPGEA; encoded by the exons ATGAAATCAACCGAAAATATGGGCAACATGTTCCTGCTCATGTTCGGCCTGCAGCTG GTCTGCCTTCGCTGTGTCAGCGCTTCTTGGGGCTCGCCCGACAGCAACCAGTACCACATACAGACGGATGAGGGTCCTGAGCGCTACTTCCGCTACCAAACGGACAACGGCCAGTTCCGCAAGGAGAAACGGTTGCAGGATGGCACGGTGATAG GAACGGATGCCTGGATTGACGCATCGGGCTACCTCCGGCAGAACGACTACATCGCGGACCATAAGGGCTATCGGATTctgaaatcgaaaaccgtcTACGTCGGGCGAGATCGCCCGATACAG GATGCGATAAAGGTGGCCAAAACTAAGCCGGCAGACTCGGGTGTCCTGGTGCCATCGGATCCATCCTACGAGCCTCCTGCGCCACCTCCACCAGCTCCTCCCCAGCATCGAACACCCATTCAACCGGTCGCCGTTGGTCCCGCGACACCCGCTCCGATCTCTCTGCACCACGTCACACCCTCCTTGCACGCCGTCTACGTACGTCCTCACTCCGAGCCGATCGCTTCAAACCATCTGCCTCCATCGCCTTCAGCCGGCCAGTATTATCCTACCGCAACGCcaagaccaccaccactcgacATCTACGTTCCATCATCCACCTACGCCCCACTTCCCGGGAACGACCTGTCATCGGCACCGATCGCGGTCTACGCACCGTCGTCCACACCGTCCCCGCTGCGTGACGGTTCCGAAGCTCATCTACCTCCGCTGGTGCTGTACCGCAGTGGTCACATTGCGGCCACAACATACTCACCACCGCACCGTCGACGAAGACCCAATCAACCGCAACGACGACCGGACGAACCGATCGTCATCAGCTCGTCGCGGCCCTACGTCGAAAGTTCCACTCCGGTCGCTATCAGCCTCAAGCAGCACCAGCTCGGGCCCTCGGATAACAACCTGCTCGATGGCTACGGAGACTTCAATCGTGATCTGATCGAACCACCGGTGAACCGGTACGATCGGTACAACAGCCGGTACACCGTGGACCCGATCCGCCGGGCGGACACCGAATCCCATCCGTACGACGGGGTGGCCGTGACGAACGATGGTTTCCGGTACTATTTGCCCCGGCAGTACCACGAGGAGCGCCACTCGGGCTCGGACACTCGCGATGGTTCGTTCGGGTACATCGATCCGTTCGGTATACGGCGCGTCGTTTACTACAACACCGTCCCCGAGAAGGGATTCGTACACCGGAAGAACAACCGATTCGTGGGCTTCAATGCGACGCCCTACGATCCGAGACCGGGCGAAGCGTAG
- the LOC131215641 gene encoding protein lethal(3)malignant blood neoplasm 1, whose translation MSSPTSSPESDIEPLIILLLLTMVRAASKYYDGPIRPYEFGFNIEGHQHRKESKDKNGIIMGEFGFITADNVYHVTVYATDEDGNFKIVSMKNYKLGPTAPPPSSAPPVTRRVTTPTQTATTSTTPQPFRIITTAKTIVPLTTPKPSNVAACSGCKIPEPPSSTTITTTTPPETSTQYVPPFKIVNKNDLESSSGMTTTTTTVAPTVAGAQDTPQKLIDKVASKPTPTGQRAASGSGERPPSDRTSSERQSPKGMQPSSKSGTEFSRDTPSSSIERSNAGTGSVTGSSTRESEDPMKLVEIHTANMIQHILNGLLYRFNYTAGYHGHHEEGDRQGNKEGGYYAIGRDGIRRGVSYKANEFGFQPHIKFEKVSPEETPREETEKQAGLKGFDFKWFYGS comes from the exons ATGTCATCTCCGACCTCCTCGCCCGAGAGTGACATCGAGCCCTTG ATAATCCTCCTGCTGCTCACGATGGTTCGGGCCGCCTCGAAGTACTACGACGGCCCTATCCGGCCGTACGAGTTCGGGTTCAACATCGAGGGCCACCAGCATCGGAAAGAATCGAAAG ATAAAAACGGAATCATTATGGGCGAGTTTGGGTTCATCACCGCCGACAACGTTTACCACGTGACGGTGTATGCCACCGACGAGGACGGTAACTTTAAGATTGTCAGCATGAAAAACTACAAGCTCGGTCCAACGGCGCCTCCACCCTCATCAGCCCCCCCGGTGACTCGACGGGTGACGACCCCCACCCAGACGGCCACCACGTCGACCACTCCGCAACCATTCCGTATCATAACCACCGCCAAGACGATCGTTCCGCTTACCACGCCCAAACCGTCGAATGTTGCGGCCTGCTCGGGATGCAAAATACCAGAGCCACCTAGCAGCACTACgattaccaccaccacgccgccCGAAACGAGCACCCAGTACGTGCCACCATTCAAGATCGTGAACAAAAACGACCTCGAGTCTTCCTCGGGGATGACCACGACCACGACTACGGTAGCGCCCACCGTCGCCGGAGCGCAAGACACTCCTCAAAAGCTGATCGACAAAGTAGCATCCAAACCCACCCCGACCGGCCAAcgtgctgcttccggttccggtg AGCGACCGCCGAGCGATAGAACGAGTTCGGAACGTCAAtcgcctaaaggtatgcaaccGAGTAGCAAATCGGGCACCGAATTTAGCCGAGACACACCGAGCAgctcgatcgagcgatcgaacGCGGGAACCGGTTCGGTTACCGGTAGTTCGACACGCGAGTCCGAGGATCCGATGAAATTAGTCGAAATACACACTGCCAACATGATCCAGCACATCCTGAACGGGTTGCTGTATCGGTTCAACTACACCGCCGGTTACCATGGCCACCACGAGGAGGGCGACCGGCAGGGCAACAAGGAGGGAGGCTACTACGCGATCGGCCGGGACGGGATCCGGCGGGGCGTGAGCTATAAAGCGAACGAGTTTGGGTTCCAGCCCCACATCAAGTTCGAAAAGGTGTCCCCCGAAGAAACGCCCCGGGAAGAGACGGAAAAGCAGGCCGGGCTGAAGGGATTCGACTTCAAATGGTTCTACGGGTCCTaa
- the LOC131216778 gene encoding solute carrier family 28 member 3-like: protein MAHNGTYTQRPEEQQIVITTIMPVEEELTEISDEKSYSQSWWSRKQTSVKRLAVTVAGHGAGVTFFGFATKHFVEHERLCSDNCDMQWCRGYGMLVLLVGFVYINLLYFVVFKPTLGPVVKRGLEPTKDALSKIIHKPLAIVFSVITLLTAFAIFLYFDSHQDINRLMPLAGMAVLLGLSFLVSKHPTKVNYRPVVVGLLVQILLGLLCIRWDVGRSIFQCVGVKVDTFLRYSSVGAKFVYGDALINQFAVFAFSVLSVIYFFSFCISILYYLGAMQWFVQKLGWVIQSVLGTTVCESIMAAANIFLGISESPLIIRPYLKDLTHSELHSIMSSGFATVSGTVLAAYISFGASPGHLITASVISAPAVLCIAKIVYPEVEESKTSSDNIQFEKSTDTSLVDAACNGANAATPLILGIIANLIAFTSFVAFTDGILGWLGTLVGVEMVSLQMLWGYILRPLAYVMGVSWEDSGRIGEIIGVKTVVNEFVAYERLGALIRNGTITQRSATIATYAICGFANPASLGIAIGALSALAPTRRSAITSVSFRAFFTGSVTCFMTACIAGLLIKE from the exons ATGGCGCATAACGGTACTTACACTCAGCGTCCCGAAGAACAGCAGATCGTAATAACCACCATTATGCCGGTGGag GAAGAATTGACGGAGATTTCAGATGAGAAAAGCTACTCGCAGTCGTGGTGGAGCCGCAAGCAAACGAGTGTCAAACGACTGGCGGTCACAGTCGCGGGTCACGGGGCCGGCGTAACGTTTTTTGGATTTGCTACGAAACACTTCGTTGAGCATG AACGTTTGTGCTCCGATAACTGCGACATGCAGTGGTGCCGTGGATACGGGATGTTGGTACTACTGGTCGGTTTCGTCTACATTAATTTGCTGTATTTCGTGGTCTTCAAACCGACGCTTGGTCCTGTGGTGAAACGTGGCCTCGAACCAACCAAAGACGCACTGTCAAAGATCATCCACAAACCACTGGCGATAGTGTTCAGCGTTATTACATTGCTGACCGCATTCGCCATCTTTTTGTACTTCGATTCACACCAAGACATTAATCGACTGATGCCACTCGCAGGAATGGCTGTCCTGCTGGGCCTATCCTTTCTGGTGTCGAAACATCCGACGAAAGTCAACTACCGTCCGGTGGTAGTGGGTCTCTTGGTACAGATCCTTTTGGGTTTGCTGTGCATCCGATGGGATGTGGGGCGAAGCATTTTTCAGTGCGTAGGTGTCAAGGTGGACACGTTTCTGCGATACTCGAGCGTCGGGGCCAAATTCGTGTACGGTGATGCGCTCATCAACCAGTTCGCAGTGTTTGCGTTCTCCGTCCTATCGGTGATTTACTTCTTTAGTTTCTGCATTTCGATCCTATATTACCTCGGGGCGATGCAGTGGTTTGTGCAGAAGCTGGGTTGGGTCATCCAGTCCGTATTGGGGACGACGGTATGCGAAAGCATTATGGCAGCGGCCAACATATTTCTCGGAATCAGTGAGTCACCGTTGATCATTCGACCTTACCTGAAGGATCTTACTCACTCGGAGCTGCACTCCATAATGTCTTCGGGGTTTGCGACCGTATCTGGCACAGTGTTGGCCGCATATATCTCCTTCGGTGCCAGTCCGGGCCATCTGATTACAGCGAGCGTCATTTCTGCTCCGGCTGTACTATGCATTGCAAAGATCGTCTATCCCGAGGTGGAGGAAAGTAAGACGAGTTCGGATAACATTCAGTTCGAGAAATC GACCGATACCTCGTTGGTGGATGCTGCTTGCAATGGGGCAAATGCGGCCACCCCGCTCATTCTGGGCATCATCGCCAACCTGATTGCTTTCACCTCGTTCGTGGCCTTTACTGACGGGATCCTAGGATGGCTTGGTACACTGGTTGGAGTAGAAATGGTATCATTGCAAATGCTCTGGGGATATATTTTGCGTCCTCTGGCCTACGTCATGGGGGTTTCGTGGGAAGATAGTGGGCGCATCGGAGAGATTATCGGTGTTAAGACGGTCGTCAATGAGTTCGTGGCTTACGAGAGACTAGGAGCGCTCATTCGAAACGGAACTATCACG CAACGGTCAGCAACCATCGCTACGTACGCTATTTGTGGCTTTGCCAACCCCGCCTCACTGGGTATTGCGATTGGTGCTCTCAGCGCCTTGGCTCCTACTCGACGGAGCGCTATAACCTCCGTATCGTTCCGAGCATTTTTCACCGGTTCGGTAACATGTTTCATGACCGCGTGCATCGCTG GATTGCTAATAAAAGAATAA
- the LOC131215639 gene encoding large ribosomal subunit protein eL14, translating into MKTPYKRFVETGRVAKCAVGKFKGRLVCIVNVIDQNRVLIDGPTSGVPRQQYPVNHLHLTKFRVRFPYTAKTRTVRLALEKSKVKEKFDESIWKERAVAKYRRFNMTDFDRFKLRLARTERNKLVTSQYKKMKKEVINNGMLFGKPVKGTKPLPKRRTKKPKKDLKKDPKKKPAATKK; encoded by the exons ATGAAAACC CCGTACAAAAGATTTGTGGAGACTGGCCGCGTCGCCAAGTGCGCTGTGGGAAAGTTCAAGGGACGTCTAGTATGCATCGTCAACGTGATTGATCAGAATCGG GTGCTGATCGATGGACCAACCAGCGGTGTGCCTCGGCAACAGTACCCCGTCAACCACCTGCATTTGACGAAATTCCGCGTGCGCTTCCCGTACACCGCCAAGACACGCACCGTACGTCTTGCTTTGGAGAAATCAAAGGTTAAGGAGAAGTTCGATGAGTCCATCTGGAAGGAACGCGCTGTTGCAAAATACAGG CGCTTCAACATGACCGACTTTGATCGCTTCAAGCTTCGCCTGGCCCGTACCGAGCGCAACAAGCTTGTGACCTCGCAGTACAAGAAGATGAAGAAGGAGGTCATCAACAACGGTATGCTGTTCGGCAAGCCGGTGAAGGGTACGAAACCGCTGCCAAAGCGACGCACCAAGAAGCCGAAGAAGGACCTGAAGAAGGACCCGAAAAAGAAGCCCGCCGCGACCAAGAAGTAA
- the LOC131207287 gene encoding uncharacterized protein LOC131207287 — protein sequence MSTPSTGRTPDKKKKPLPYFMQKSEDLALPSFQNRRTLADHVKDNMLCAGRKSYFQRIVYVGRHPKVTGMTLRDRFLKLIKDIQETTTNEIKLFGLMINFDGYTVHMIESAEETIGEYMQQLVTSDLFDDSRVVLVYNNINQRFFRKLVWRVSDYLNELPRTELDHKDPALVQNTINAFMVKVYALCKMVREEELDERSAFKSLYLDENYEEHTPDISVLEYLLGLSCLFTVPEYAAFYGKLPNVASFRDRIWPIPKDLTPYDVFETSKYDVNLTFGAK from the exons ATGTCCACTCCATCGACGGGCCGCACGCCggacaagaaaaagaaaccgctGCCGTACTTTATGCAAAAATCGGAAGACCTAGCACTGCCCTCGTTCCAGAACCGCCGGACGCTGGCGGACCACGTGAAGGACAATATGCTGTGCGCCGGCCGGAAGAGCTACTTCCAGCGGATCGTGTACGTCGGTCGGCACCCGAAAGTGACCGGGATGACACTGCGCGATCGGTTCCTGAAGCTGATCAAAGACATACAGGAGACCACGACGAACGAGATCAAACTGTTCGGGCTGATGATCAACTTCGACGGCTACACGGTGCACATGATCGAGAGTGCCGAGGAGACGATTGGCGAGTACATGCAGCAGCTGGTGACGAGCGATCTGTTCGACGACAGCCGCGTCGTCCTGGTctacaacaacatcaaccagCGGTTCTTCCGCAAGCTCGTGTGGCGCGTATCGGACTACCTGAACGAGCTGCCGCGAACCGAGCTCGACCACAAGGATCCCGCGCTGGTACAGAACACCATCAACGCGTTCATGGTGAAAGTGTACGCACTGTGCAAGATGGTCCGCGAAGAGGAGCTCGATGAAA GATCCGCCTTCAAGTCGCTCTATTTGGACGAAAACTACGAAGAGCACACACCGGACATAAGCGTGCTGGAGTATTTGCTGGGGCTGAGCTGCCTGTTTACCGTGCCGGAGTACGCGGCGTTCTACGGGAAGCTACCGAACGTAGCCAGCTTCCGTGACCGCATTTGGCCCATTCCAAAGGATCTCACACCGTACGATGTGTTCGAAACGAGCAAATATGATGTCAACCTGACGTTCGGAGCCAAATAG
- the LOC131216783 gene encoding transcription factor BTF3 homolog 4, with amino-acid sequence MNAEKLKKMQNEVRIGGKGMPRRKKKIVHTSSAVDDKKLQMSLKKLGVNTIPGIEEVNMIKNDGTVIHFNNPKTQASLATNTFAITGHSETKLITEMLPNIISQLGPEGLNQLKKLATAAVAEEDDDVPELTENFEEVSKKEAESGSQKTPEVPVSS; translated from the coding sequence ATGAACGCGGAAAAGCTGAAGAAGATGCAGAATGAGGTGCGCATCGGTGGCAAAGGCATGCCCCGCCGCAAGAAGAAGATCGTCCACACGAGCTCGGCCGTCGACGACAAGAAGTTGCAGATGTCGTTGAAGAAGCTTGGGGTCAACACTATCCCCGGCATCGAGGAGGTCAACATGATAAAGAACGACGGCACTGTTATTCACTTCAACAACCCAAAGACGCAAGCCTCGCTTGCCACCAACACGTTCGCCATCACCGGTCATAGCGAGACGAAGCTTATTACGGAAATGTTGCCGAATATCATTTCGCAGTTGGGACCGGAAGGTTTAAACCAGCTgaagaaattggccaccgcAGCGGTCGCcgaggaagacgacgatgTGCCGGAACTGACGGAGAACTTTGAAGAGGTGTCGAAGAAGGAGGCGGAAAGTGGCAGCCAAAAGACACCAGAAGTTCCTGTCTCTTCCTAA